The Delphinus delphis chromosome 11, mDelDel1.2, whole genome shotgun sequence DNA segment gCTGGTATCCGTACCGTCAGTACCAGCAAGCACAGCATGGCCAGTGGGTAGCCCAGGTTCCGCTGCCAGGCTGAAGCCTTCCGCCGCTTCTCTGTGCAGGGATGGGAAGCAGTTAGCAAGGGCCTAGAATGAGGCTCTCTTCTCCTTGGGGAAAGCAGGCATCCCAGTGCCTACCAACCCACATACCCAGCAGGACCCTCTGTGTCTGCAGAGCCAGGACCTGTCTGTGCAGCAGTTCCATGTCCAAGGGCAGCCAGCAGGAAGTGGGATCTGAGGGCAGAGAAGATGGTGCTGTCCCCGAGTCCTGCACAGGCCCTGCCCAAGCCACGCTCACCATCCCAACTGGGAAGAGCTGCGTCTCACTGCAGATCCTGCGGGTCAAAGCTGCCTCCTCAAAGGCTGAGCAGTGCAGCTGCTCCTCCAGGTCCTCCAGCAGCTGTGGgcgggggaaagggagggatggGCTGTCAGAGGCTCCCTGATCCCAAAGGCCCCAGGAGAAGCCTGCTCATCTCAGGCCTCCTTTGTCctattccttccccctccctcattCACCGCCCTGCGGCCAGGCACTTTATGCAGTCCCTCCCAGCTGCCATGTCTTCTGCTTTGTATGCCTGGTGACCAGCTCCAGGTGATGAGGGTCAAGGATACAGGAGCCAGCAAAGGCTGTGGCCCTCTGCAAGGTGTGCACTGCACAACTGTAGGGTTGCTTCATTGTTTGGCTCCAGCTTTGCAGGAAGCCCGCCCTGCAGGATCAAAGGACAAGGGGCACTACATACCCGGGGCTTGACCAGCAGCTTCCCAGTGACCGAGAACATGCGGGCGAGACCTAGCGGAGTACACACTGTGGGGACAGGAGCCAGTCACCTACCAGACCCTTCTCTCTACCGCTTCCCCTACCCACCCTTCCATTCCGTCCTCCACCCTGGTTGCGCTGGCCTGAGGACCTTACCCATTCCCTCTCAGGTCCTGAACACTCACCCAGGAGCAGCAGGACCCCGAGGAAGGAGATGCAGGAGTAGAGGTAGGGGAGGTAGTACTCCCAGAAGTCTAAGGGTAAAAAAAAGTACGTCAGCCCATCTCTCTCCTCCTGCTTACTGGGGGATGACAGGCCTCAGAGTCTAGGCAAAGGCACAAGACAAAAGCCTATAGGGGTTAGGAAAGTAATGTAAATGAAGAAAGCTGGCCAGAAGAAGGAGCGACAGAGACTATAGCAAACTGGAGATCCTATCTAAAGGGCACAACCACTATTTGGCCCAAGTCACTGGGGCCTAGTGTGGCCAGATCCTCAACCTTGTCAAGCAAAGCCAGAAACCTGGATATTAATGTGAAATCTCCCCGTTTCAACGgactcacatttttttaaatcattgtatGGGCCCAATGGAACACTTCTACAGGTTGGATTTGGCCTGAAATCCATCTGTCTGAAACTTCAGTCTAAGGGGGAAGGTTCCCAACTGCTCCACTTTAGAGGGATACAGTTGGTCCGGGCAAGGGAACATCGGCCAGCTGAAGAGTCAGCCggcctggagggtggggaggaagctggCCTTCTCACCATACAGGGACTCCGTGCTGGCCTTACTGTTGTCCACAATGGCTGACGCCACCCACACCATTCCCAGCACCAGCAGAGTGAGGAACATCAGCATCACCACCGTCTCGTAGACCCGGGCCAGGACACCCTACAGGAGGAGGCAGTAGGTGGGGTGCGGGCagtgtggggaaggaaggagacggCAGAGATGGCAGCTTGGCTGGGGACCCGAGAGGACCGGATTCAGGAGGCAGCGGAGGGCGTTTCCCGCTTACTCTGCTAAGTCACTCTGTCCTCCTGCCCCACAGTCCGGGATCATTCCCTCTACTGGATATCCTTCATTTGCAATCCCCCTCCCCAGATCCCTTCTCCATCCCTGTCTTGCCCTGGGAGGCTGACCCCGAGGTCTGTGTCACATAAGCTTTTTGCCCTCTGGTTTCCTGTTCACCTTGCCCAATGGGAAGGGCTGGCAGGAGAGTGGAAGGTAGGAAGAGAAAGAGTCCAGGGTAATTTTTTGTGTTTCCTCCCACCTTGGGCACCTTGGACACTAGCTCCTCTCCTGGGTGGCCACACCTCCCCAGTTTCCACTATCAGTGGCTTCCagaaattatttcttcctttggctCCCACAGGCTTAGGGGTGGTCATGACCTCCTGTTGTCACTAGCGCCTCAAGCTCCTTAGTGCTGATTAAACCTCTGCAAATAGTTTCTTCATTAAAATCTCTTCAGTTGAACCATCTCAGTGGAATCCTGTCTCCTGTCTGCACAGATTGATTGATACATTCCCCCACTCACCTTTCTGGAGCCAGCGAAGCCCTCAGACTCAGTGAAGAAATATGCAAAGGGCATGAGGAAGATGAGGGACAAGTTGGAGAAGAGGAAAACGAGGTTCCAGAGGCCTAGAGCAAAAAAGGAGAAGCAGAGATGGTCATTAAGGGGGGACCCCAACCCACTGGGGACTGACCATGTGGCAGGGAAGGCGGGAGGGATGGGGTGCTCTATGACTGATTAGCCCAGGCTGTCTGTGTCTGCCCTACCCTATctgctctccatccccaccctcagCTGCAACCAGGATCGATGTACCATGGATGAGGGAGCCGTTGAGCCACTGGATGTAGTAGTTCCGAGGCAGTGAGAGCAGCACCTCGTTGCTGATGATGGAGAAGGGCAGGAGCAGGACAGCACCCAGGGCGACTGCCAGGGTGAAGGTGCACAGCTCGAGCCTGGGCAGAGAAGGGGAAGTGCCTCTGATTAGCTCAGACACTCACTTCCCTGGGCCCAAGAAGCCCCATTCGTCCCCACAGGCACTTGTGACTTCTAGAACCAGCTGTAGCAGTGACAGACCTAGGGAAAGAGCTGTCTAGCTGGGGCTCTACCCACTGCCTCCCCACCATAGCCCTTACCTCCAGGAAAGCCTTGGCATGTGGGATGGGAACAGCTCAGGCATTTATGGGAAACTGGTCGCCTGCCATATCACTTGCCCAGACTGTCCCCAGGAATGAGGTCCTCCCGCACTTGCCTATAGGGTGTGCCGGGCATGATGCCAAGCTAAAGTGCCTGACTTCTCTGCTCAGCTCAGGGAAGTGGATTTCTGAGCTTGCCTTCTTCAGCCTGGACAGAGCAGGGTCACTCCATATGGCTATGCCCTATGGGAAGGTACTAAGGCAAAGCGGGGACAAGGGGAGTTGAAACCCAGCTTCATAGCCAAGGCCTGTGCCCTGGGCTGCATCAGCTGAAAAGAAGGGACAATTATCTAGTTGGTCCATGGGAGGTGAGAGAGGGGGGTTGCCTTTTAATCTGTTGCCTGTTGAATCAGAGGGGTCAtctctatatttttctctttaggtgCTAGTGAATAATAACTGCCTAGAGTAAGGGCCATCCTCTCAGAAATAAGCATGCCCCGCCTTTGGGGGTtccaccttccccatcccctgccGTTTCCATCAGTCTGTatccccaccccacaccctctccagtggcTGCTGGGAGGTGACGCCAAGCTGGAGCCACTTCTGGTGACTTAGGCCCGCAGAAGAGGCTTCAGAGTTCCTGGCCAAGAGGCTGCTTGAAGCTCCCGGCCCAACCTGGGAGACAGGAACAGCAGCTTTTCCAAGCATCCCTAGGATAGCGTAAAGCCAGAAGAAGCCAGAAATGGGGCAGAAGCAGAAACTCTCTCTTCTGACACCTTACTCTCCCCCAGCTCCAGGGGCCTCAGATCCCAGCTTCTAAAGGCTACTAGTGCCAGGTACTGAGGCAATGACACTTACGCAATCTTGTTGACTGTAGCATCTTCATCATCCGCTACAAAAGATAGAGGCATGGGGAAGAGGCAGGCCATCAGTGTGCAGCTCTGGGAGCCATCTGTGTTGCAGTGTGCTCTCCTGCTCCCTCCTGTCTCCTGAAAGAAGGGCCTGGGCCCACtgaggcagagctgggcaggAAGCCCTGGGAGAGCTCACACTATGAACCCCACAACCTATTCTCTGGCCAGGGTGGCAGCTAAAAAATCAGTggtcccaggggcttccctggtggcgcagtggttgagagtctgcctgccgatgcaggggacacaggttcatgccccggtccgggaagatcccacatgccgtggagcagctgggcccgtgagccatggccactgagcctgcacatctggagcctgtgctccgcaacgggagaggccacaacagtgagaggcccgcgtaccacaaaaaaaaaaaaatcagtggtccCAGGTGGAGAGAGTATGGACCAGAAATTCCcccacttccctccttccccagctctcCTCCATCATAGGTTCCTCTTTGTAAGCTGCAAATACAATGAATGACTGGTCTGTGAGGTTGGTTACATCAGTGGCTAGGTATAGCAAAGGGAAATGGTGGGGGCGCAGGGCGGGGAGGGAGAATCATGGAGAAAGTCCCCAGGGAAATCACACTGAGGACTAGCTGCCTTCTTGTCTGAGGGTGCATAAAGCCGTCTGGAGGGGAGGAAAGCTTCAGGCCAGGACAGGCAGATCTGGACAGGCTGGAGCTAGGAACTGTGGTAAGTGTGTCCCTCCCCTTAACCACACAATGCCTACAGAAAGCTTTAATCTGAACTCTCTACCAAGAGAAAGGTCACCATCACCGGGTCCTGGGGTCCCAGTGGTCAGGGAGGTCTCTGAGCACTAGGAGCACTAGGAGAGGAGATGACAGAGCTTGTGCCCATGATAACATTCACCCTGCAGCTGCCTGCTTTAGGTTCACAGAGAGCTTTCACATTAGCCATCATATCTGCTCTACACAATGACAGTGGACTGGGTAGAGACTGTTAGGCTCATTTTGTAGAGGATGCAACTGAGGGTCACAAGAGTTGCATTACTTGCCCTGTGGCTCTGTTAGTTGAGGGACTTCCATCTAGACTTTCCACTCTACCAGCTTGTCTCTgcctgtggagggagggagacagaagaggcagAGGCTCCAGAACAGCCACCCCTCCTTTCCCAGCAGGCACCATAGGCTGCTTCCCCTGAGGCTGGTGCCATGGCAACGGGAACACTGGCAGAGGGCAGGCAGAAGGGAGGGAAGTCACAGGTACCTGTGGTGAACTCAGCAGGCTTCTTGAAGCGGGTCAGGGCGATGTGGCAGAGGATGTAGAGTGTCGCAAACAGAAGTGTTGAGATCTGTGGCAGAGTGTGAGCGAGATGAGAAGCTCTAAGCCCCACACATTTCACAGCCCCAATGGCCTCTCTTAATTCCACAGGGACACTTTCCCAAAACTAGGCTCCATACTTCCAGGGGTTCCATCTTTCTCCCCAGTACTTCCTTCTAGTCAAGGCCTCAGGGGCCTACAAGAAGCATCAGACAGGGGCTGTCCCATGCACTTGGGAAAACAGTACCATGCCCAGCTCTACAAGGGTTTTTTCCCAGGAAAAAAATAGTTCCAACTGAACCCTGGTTGGTAAATTGTCAGAGAAGACGCCTGGAGATGCACATATCCGCACACCTGAAACAGGCCACAGAACCAGAGGGAATTTACTCCTAGTACATTATTGGAAAAGGAAGCAGGTTTGAGGGGAAGAAGGGGATGTCTGCATTGTCCTGGTGCTGCACCCCCCTCTTCCTCCACTCCCACCTTGATCCAAGCTCTAGGAGAAAATAAGTAGGAATCATGTTCCTAGACCAACTCAGAGCTTCCACTCTGTTTATTCAGGGGCCCTGAAAGATCAGGTCTGCTCTGGGCCAAACTAGAGCCTCTTTGATGCCCTGTCCTTAATAGTAGGCTTTAATTGGGGCCCCACATCTATAAAGTTTCTAGAGCTGGCATCAGTCCCTTTAAAAGCTATCAATCCCTGGTCCCTACCTAAGGTGATTTGCAACTGCAGGGTAGGCCTCAAAGGGTCTGTCCCATGCCCCTGGGGGACTACTCCTCCAATGGACAGTTATGGCAGGACTTGGCCAGGTTATTCTACACATGCATGCATCCCTACTCTACCGCAAGTAAGCTGCTATTGCCCAGGGAAGGAGCCACTAGACAGCTTGGCTCCACAACCAGGGCCAGAGAATCTTGAGATGTTATTGCGTTTGAAGTAGGCaggatcagggacttccctggtggcgcagtggttaagaatccgcctgccaatgcaggagacacgagtttgagccctgctccaggaagatcccacgtgccacggagcacctaagcccgtgcaccacaactactgagcctgcgctctagagtctgagagccacaactactgagcccacctgccacagctactgaagcccgcacatctagagcccatgctccgaaacaagagaagctgctgcaatgagaagcccatgcaccgcaacaaagagtagcccccactcgccgcaactagagaaagcccgcacgcagcaacgaagacccaacggagccaaaaataaataaatttaaaaaaagaaggcagaatcAGTCTCATAGGCGCTCCAGTCCCCAAGAGGAGCTGACCCTACAGGGAATCTGCATACAGCTCTCTATGCAAAGAGAGAAGTCATAGACCCCAGGAGAACCAAGGGTCCAGGACAAAACTGTAGCTTTTAATATCAGGGAAGTAGGGTAGAATGAGCCACTCAGATTGTAACTGCAAGATTTTTACTGCCTAGTGCTCTGCCCTGGGCTTGCTTAATAAGCAGGAAGGTGGGAGGGCTCAAAAGGTCAGACTGGAGTTCCACGCAGTTCCATGCAGTTCCAGCAGAGGCTAGGTCATTTTCTAGAGCAGGGGATTGGAGCCAGGTGGGGGAGGTACTAGAAGCCTTCAGGCTGCCCTTGGCCAGCACTGATGTCCTCAGCTAATGGGACTAAAGGATGGGGGAGACATCCAGGAGGCTGCTTCTCTGTCCAAGGTCTCATCCCTCCCTGTTCTCTAGGAATGTGGGTCTCTGGCTCTACACTGTCTTAAGGCCTGGGTGTGCCTCCACGATATGCCCAACCCTGTCATGTGGAACTATCCACTAAGAAACACACAAGGAAAGCTTCCTGAAAGCAGATCTGGAGCTCTACACATGGACAGATCTACTCCCTACTTCTCAGTCCTCACAGATAAGGGCAGACCTAGTTATGCCATGGCTCACTTTAGCCCTCCTCCAATCTGAGGCTGCCCAGGGCAGACTAGGGCCAAGTCTGAGAAAAATGAAGGATGACCCCATCAGTGGGTTCTCCACTCACTAACTTCTATTCTTCTaaacccttccctttccctttagtATTTGTGGGTGAGGGCTACCCAGGGGAGCTCCaagggaggagacagagaagaaaggagagagatgagAGTTCAGAGCCGGCCTGAGAAAGATGCGATCCCCTAAACTCCACTGGGTGTCCCTGGCCCAGAAGTGAGGAGTCCCTTGCTGTGTGGCAGTTTCAGCTGTTACTCTAGGTGGCAGTGAGGCAGTAAGGAAAGCAGCCAGGTGCCCTCTGTAGCACCGGGGGAAACCACTCACAGGAAATCCCTGAATGGCTGGGAAGCTAGGAAACTCGGCTTGCAGGATTTCTAACAAACACCAATaagggggaggaaaagaaggggaaacTTTAGTTGTTCCCCATCTCTAGACAGTAGAATCCACCTCAGCAAGAGTACTTTCTTCTAAAGAGGGAAACCCACCAAAGTCCACTGTTCGTCTCCCCTTCGTCAAACATTATTTGGGTTTGAGGGGTAAGTGCAAATAAGCCTCCCCCCAGCCAAACCCATCCCTCTCCAACCATCTGACTAAAACCGGCAGGCTCACCAGGCTCCCAGACACACGAAGACCTGCACTCCGAACATGGGCGGGGTTGGGGGacaggaggggggaggggcgtgtCGAGTGGGAGGAACGGAAACCGATCGGCTTTGTTTATCGCGCAGCTACCCAGCTGACCCGATCTAGGGATTCGCCAGCCCGAGCACTGGTCGGACCAGGGCCCTTCGTCGTTAGCCCCTGGACCAAGCATTGTCTGCCGGCACTCTGAGCCCAGGTGGTCTCACTCCGACCCGGACTCTCCCTCTCCCGCGACTCCCGTTCCCCACTTGGTCCTACCCTTCCTGCCCGGGTCCCGCACTCACAATGCACTCGCGGACCTTCTCGTGGAATAGCTGCTCTCGCACGGATAGCACTTCGTAGTCAGCTGCTTCCATACTCTGCTCAGCATGACTGGGGCGGGGGTGTCTCCGGGCCCGGGGAGGACCAGCGGGGATGAAACCGCCGCCGCCAAGCACCCGGACCCAGCGAAGGAGCCGTTTCTTGCAGCCTGTGACGAAGACTCGGGGTAATCTGGGGCTCAGGTTCTGTCGTCTGGACGCCCTTCCCTTAAAGGGGCAGGCACCCGCGGGCCTCGTTTTAAAGGGCCCCAGCCCCCCGCTGCTCCCTCCCCTTTAAGGTCAGTCTTCCGTAGAGTTTCAACGCAGACACCAGCCGATAGGCACGCTAAGAGGAAGCGCAAGTCCCGGTTCTATTTTACAAGAGGCAGAGCGAACACAAAACGGATGGGCGGGATCATTCCAGGGAGCGGAACTCATTGGTTCCTACTGAGCTGCCGCTCTTCGCTAGAGGAACGCTGATAGGCTCGCCCCGTGGAAGGCGGGATCTTTGGGGCTTACCGGTGCTCGTTCTAAAACCAAGCAACTGTCTTTTTCACCTCCCGTAGTTGATGAGCAACGAGTGTGACCTTGCTTAAATAAGCCATTTGGATCAGGCCATCCAGGTGGAATGTGAGAGCACCATAGGGTTCTGAAAGGTACGGCTGCTCAGTAACAAAAGGCCCGTagtagcattttcttttttttttaatttatttttttatacagcaggttcttattagttatctattttatacatattagtgtatatatgtcaatcccaatctcccaattcataccaccagcaccaccaccatcccctcccgctttccccccttggtgtccatacgtttgttctctacatctgtgtctttatttttgccctgaaaacaggttcatctgtaccatttttctaggttccacatatatgcgttaatacaggatatttgtttttctctttctgacttacttcactctgtatgacagtctctagatccatccacgtctctacaaatgacccaatttcgttcctttttatggctgagtaatattccattgcgtaGTAGCATTTTCTGAAAGTGTTTATTGTGGGGTGAGGAACCCACTGCCGCCAAGTTTTCACTCAGTCACTTTTGTGGGAGCCCTAGTGTGTGCTAGAACAAATACCAAAGAAAAGTGGATAAGAAACTACAGAAATATCCATCTGAAACTTTGTGAGGAAATGCCCACAGGGGATCATGGGCTGAGTCAAACATTAGCtgaccacctactatgtgccactcACTTTAtagattttatctcattttacccAGGGGAAGGTATGATTAGCATTTTAGAGATTAGAAAATGGTGAGATATTGTCACAAGGGATGCAAGTTACCTTCCTATGACCTTGATACATGTACTGTTTGGGAAGTCCCACCTTCATGGAGTTAAACCCTTCCTCTAAAATGGAGGGAGTAGTACAGGGAAACTTAAAAGAAGGGATGAGTTTTGCAAAACCCCCCACTGAAGAATAAGAGCGCAATTCTAAAGGACTAGACTGTGTCCCGTTACTATCTGAGCAAGAGTCAGGGgcaagaatgaacaaatgaattctGTACTCTTGAAACAGGGCATGTACCTttatctctattctgtttccccAGTGATTTGAAGTAGAAccttgagaaataaaaagcatatacttgtatatacatacatatttgtgtgtatgttatatataatatactccatatgtgtatgtatgtatgtatgtatgtatgtatatatatatgtctttggTAGTAGCAAGATAATGAGAGGACGTGAATAGCTGATTTCCCTTTTAGCAACCAAGCTTGGAGTGAAGAGAATGCAATGAGGAGAGTGGGCAGAGATAGAAAGAGAAGATAGCTGGCTGGGTCCTTGGCTCTGTtgcagggaaggaaaggagagcacAGGGAGGTGGCTTGGGCCTATTGCGTGACCTTGGTGCTTAACTCTTATCTTTATCTCAAGCCAAAGTACTTTAACGatcttgttaaaacacaaataaGATCTGCCCCTGCTCAAAATCCCTCAAAAGCAATCCATTTGCACTTAGAAATTCACCTGCCTTATAGTAAGAATACCAagccctgggaattccctggcggtccaagtGGTTAgaactttcactgccgagggcccagattcaatccctggtctggaaactaagattccacaagcctcgaggcgctgccaaaaaaaaaaaaaaaaaaaaaggccctcaGGGGTTACCAAATGGTGGCCTCTGGGCTGCATTAGACatgctgtgttttgtttggctCACAGAATCTTTAATAAATTTGAACAAACATGCCCTTGTCAGCCCAGCTGTGCATTTGAGTTTGTGACCTGTGAGCTAGCACCTCTCTACTGCTTCAACTTGGCATCATCTTCACCCTGACCTTTGGTCAGTTCCTGGTGGACCCTGTGAAGCTCTTTTCTTCCCCAGGGctctgcacttgctgtttcctctgcctggaagagCGCTCCCCTTCCCCCTGCTTCTTCCCAATACACTTTTGGTTGGCTCTGGTCTCCTTCAGGTTTGAGCTTAAATGTTACCCCACTGCCTTATCTAAAGCAACCtatttttgtaatttcatttatcaCAAGTTGCCATAATTTAATTtgtttgcatttgtttgtttccCCCGTATAGACTCCTAAAGGGAAATAATCATATTTGTTTTGAATGTGGTTATTTCCTTAGCTCTTAGCACCATGCCTAATTCATGTAGGTGCTCAAATATTGGTAAATGTAGTGAGAAAGATGGCAggcattgctaattatcagaagAGCTGGGTTCTGGTTCTAGCACTGTCATCCTGGGCTATGCTTGATCTCATTTGCAAAACTGGAAGACCCTTAAGATTACTTCCAAATCTATGAATCTAATGCTCACAGTCCTTTACAGTTTACAAGGTGCTGTGACATCACCCAAGTCACAGACTATTACAGCTGATTCTTTCAACAGCTGGCTAACATAAACTCTGCTTAGAGACTTATCATCATCCAGAATGTACAACTGAAGTGAACTTTAAGAGGcaaaatatcaataaacaaataaactggAGACCTCATAGTATAAGACAAACTTGAGCTCAGAACTGAGAGAAAGAATCTAGAAGACTTCCCTTGAGAAAGTAGTTTTGAGCCCAGCAGCAATCTGATTTATTTGCCCACAGGTCCTTGAGTCCTTGTTTACAAATCCATGGGAAGCACAATAACTTTTTTCTATTGCCTATGTTTAGAATTGGTGAAAGCTTTTGTTTACTAAATTACCACTCAGAACACTATGCAAAAAGACACTACACATTCTCTTTTTAAACTTACCAAATctcgtaaagttgcaggatacaaaattaatgcacagaaatctcttgcattcctatacactaacaatgaaagatcagaaagagaaattaaggaaacaatcccattcaccactgcaacaaaaagaataaaatacctaggaaaaaacctacctaaggaggtaaaagacctgtactcagaaaactataagaccctgatgaaagaaatcaaagatgacacaaacagatggagagatataccatgttcttgcattggaagaatagatattgtgaaaatgactatactacccaaagcaatctacaaattcaatgcaatccctatcaaatggcattttttacagaactagaacaaaaaaatcttaaaatttgtatggagacacaaaagaccccaaatagcaaaagcaatcttgagggaaaaaaatggagctggaggaatcagactccctgacttcagactatactacaaagctacagtaatcaagacaatatggtactggcacaaaaacagaaatgtagatcaatgaaacaggatagaaagcccagagataaacccacacacctatggtcaactaatctatgacaaaggaggcaaggatatatgatggagaaaagacagtctcttcaataagtggtgctgggaaaactggacagctacatgcgaaagaatgaaattagaacactccctaacaccatacacaaaaataaactcaaaatggattaaagacctaagtgtaagactggacactataaaactcttagacgaaaacataggaagaacactctttgacataaatcacagcaagatcttttttgacccacctcctagagtaatggaaataaaaacaaaaataaacaaatgggacctaatgaaacttcaaagcttttgcacagcaaaggaaagtataaacaagatgaaaagacaacccgaagaatgggagaaaatatttgcaaatgaatcaacggacaaaagattaatctccaaaatatataaacagctcatgcagctcaatattaaaaaaacaaacaacccaatccaaaaatgggcagaagacctaaatagacatttctccaaagaagacatacagatggccaagaggcacatgaaaagctgctcaacatcactaattattagagaaatgcaaatcaaaactacaatgaggtatcacctcacaccagttagaatgggcatcttcagaaaatctacaaacaaaatgctggagagggtgtggagaaaagggaaccctcttgcactgttggtgggaatgtaaattgatacagccactatggagaagagtatggaggttccttaaaaaactaaaaatagaattaccatataatccagcaatcccactactgggcatatatccagagaaaaccataattcaaaaagacacatgcaccccaatgttcactgcagcactattttcaatagccaggttatggaagcaacctaaatgcccatcaacagatgaatggataaagaagatgtagtacatatatatacaatgaaatattactcagccataaaaaggaacaaaattgggtcatttgtagagatgtggatggacctagagactgtcatacagagtgcagtaagtcagaaatagaaaaacaaatattgcatattaacgcatatatgtggaatctagaaaaacagtacagatgaaccggtttgcaaggcagaaatagagacacagatgtagagaacaaacgtatggacgctaagggggatggtggtggtggtggtggtagtgggatgaattgggagattgggattgacatgtatacactaatatgtataaaataggtaactaataacctgctgtataaaaaataaataaaattaaatttcaaaaaaagacaATCTGGTTAACAAAATAGATTGAAATCAAtctgaataagtaaataataataataataaacttaccAAATCTCCCTTTGTCCAAATCCTATCTACTTCCAAGCCTCAACCCAAATACcttttcttccaacttttcttGAAGGGATTTCCTCCTTATCTAAACTCCCAAAGCAACATCCAGTTGTATAGTTCAG contains these protein-coding regions:
- the LMBR1L gene encoding protein LMBR1L isoform X1, whose product is MEAADYEVLSVREQLFHEKVRECIISTLLFATLYILCHIALTRFKKPAEFTTADDEDATVNKIALELCTFTLAVALGAVLLLPFSIISNEVLLSLPRNYYIQWLNGSLIHGLWNLVFLFSNLSLIFLMPFAYFFTESEGFAGSRKGVLARVYETVVMLMFLTLLVLGMVWVASAIVDNSKASTESLYDFWEYYLPYLYSCISFLGVLLLLVCTPLGLARMFSVTGKLLVKPRLLEDLEEQLHCSAFEEAALTRRICNPTSCWLPLDMELLHRQVLALQTQRVLLEKRRKASAWQRNLGYPLAMLCLLVLTGLSVLIVAIHILELLIDEAAMPRGMQGASLGQVSFSKLGSFGAVVQVVLIFYLMVSSVVGFYSSPLFWGLRPRWHDTAMTQIIGNCVCLLVLSSALPVFSRTLGLTRLDLLGDFGRFNWLGNFYIVFLYNAAFAGLTTLCLVKTFTAAVRAELIRAFGLDRLPLPVSGFPRASRKTQHQ
- the LMBR1L gene encoding protein LMBR1L isoform X2; its protein translation is MEAADYEVLSVREQLFHEKVRECIISTLLFATLYILCHIALTRFKKPAEFTTADDEDATVNKIALELCTFTLAVALGAVLLLPFSIISNEVLLSLPRNYYIQWLNGSLIHGLWNLVFLFSNLSLIFLMPFAYFFTESEGFAGSRKGVLARVYETVVMLMFLTLLVLGMVWVASAIVDNSKASTESLYDFWEYYLPYLYSCISFLGVLLLLVCTPLGLARMFSVTGKLLVKPRLLEDLEEQLHCSAFEEAALTRRICNPTSCWLPLDMELLHRQVLALQTQRVLLEKRRKASAWQRNLGYPLAMLCLLVLTGASLGQVSFSKLGSFGAVVQVVLIFYLMVSSVVGFYSSPLFWGLRPRWHDTAMTQIIGNCVCLLVLSSALPVFSRTLGLTRLDLLGDFGRFNWLGNFYIVFLYNAAFAGLTTLCLVKTFTAAVRAELIRAFGLDRLPLPVSGFPRASRKTQHQ